A portion of the Candidatus Nitrosotenuis aquarius genome contains these proteins:
- a CDS encoding P-II family nitrogen regulator: protein MIRIEVILPKNEVMSVSEGLKQINVGGLTVSKKRGRGKNPGPEIHAAKGTEVFIPQFSDKYVLEIIVPENMEEKAIQIIKQNATLGKIFVHPVLRTYDIKTGAEGEKAI from the coding sequence TTGATACGAATCGAAGTCATTTTGCCAAAAAACGAGGTAATGTCAGTAAGCGAGGGCCTCAAGCAAATCAATGTTGGCGGCCTGACAGTGTCAAAAAAGCGAGGCCGCGGAAAAAACCCAGGTCCTGAAATTCACGCAGCAAAGGGAACCGAGGTATTCATTCCCCAGTTCTCAGACAAGTATGTACTTGAAATCATCGTTCCAGAAAACATGGAGGAAAAGGCAATCCAAATAATAAAACAAAATGCCACGCTGGGCAAGATTTTCGTGCACCCAGTCCTTCGCACCTACGACATCAAGACAGGCGCCGAAGGCGAAAAGGCAATCTAG